One Romboutsia sp. 13368 genomic window carries:
- the uvrB gene encoding excinuclease ABC subunit UvrB: MDFELKSEFKPTGDQPQAIKSIVSAINNNEKYSTLLGVTGSGKTFTMANIIQEVKMPTLILAHNKTLAAQLYSEFKEFFPDNAVEYFVSYYDYYQPEAYVAHSDTYIEKDASINDEIDKLRHSATAAILERDDVIIISSVSCIYGLGDPEDYRKLMLSLRPGMERDRDDIIKKLIEIQYERNDINFTRGTFRVRGDILEIFPASNDERAIRIEFFGDEIDRITEIDYVTGKIVGTRNHVVIFPASHYVTTPERIETAVVEIEKELDDRVKSFKDDDKLLEAQRIEQRTKYDIEMLKEIGFCQGIENYSRHITGRKPGEKPYTLMDFFPDDYLIIVDESHVTIPQVRGMYAGDRSRKTSLIDNGFRLPSAYDNRPLNFDEFEENINQILFVTATPGPYELEHSTTIAEQIIRPTGLLDPIVEVRPINNQIDDLVVEINKIIEKNERVLITTLTKKMSEDLTNYLKEIGIKVKYLHSDIDTLERVEIIRDLRLGKFDVLVGINLLREGLDIPEVSLVAILDADKEGFLRSETSLIQTIGRAARNSEGKVIMYADKITRSMENAISETKRRREIQMLYNEEHNITPTTIKKKVRDAIEATVVADEETIYGIKETDNIDEIKENIAALQAEMMEAAQNLQFERAAELRDKIKQLEERINS, from the coding sequence TTGGATTTTGAATTAAAATCAGAGTTTAAGCCAACGGGAGACCAGCCACAAGCTATAAAGTCTATAGTAAGTGCTATAAATAATAATGAAAAATATTCAACATTATTAGGAGTTACAGGGTCAGGTAAAACATTTACAATGGCAAATATAATTCAAGAAGTAAAAATGCCAACTTTAATACTTGCTCATAATAAAACCTTAGCGGCTCAACTTTACAGTGAATTTAAAGAGTTTTTTCCTGATAATGCAGTAGAATACTTTGTAAGTTATTATGACTATTATCAGCCAGAGGCATATGTAGCACATAGTGATACATATATAGAAAAAGATGCAAGTATAAATGATGAAATAGATAAATTACGCCATTCAGCAACTGCTGCAATATTAGAGAGAGATGATGTAATAATAATATCTTCTGTATCATGTATATATGGTTTAGGGGATCCAGAAGATTATAGAAAACTTATGCTATCATTAAGACCAGGAATGGAAAGAGATAGAGATGATATTATAAAGAAGTTAATTGAAATACAGTACGAAAGAAATGATATTAACTTCACACGTGGAACATTTAGAGTAAGAGGAGATATATTAGAAATATTCCCAGCTAGTAATGATGAAAGAGCTATAAGAATTGAATTTTTTGGTGATGAAATAGATAGAATAACTGAAATAGATTATGTTACTGGAAAAATTGTAGGAACTAGAAATCATGTTGTTATATTCCCTGCATCACACTATGTAACGACGCCAGAAAGAATTGAAACTGCTGTTGTAGAAATAGAAAAAGAGTTAGATGATAGAGTAAAGTCATTTAAAGATGATGACAAACTATTAGAAGCACAAAGAATAGAACAAAGAACTAAATATGATATAGAAATGCTTAAAGAAATAGGATTTTGCCAAGGTATAGAAAATTATTCTAGACATATAACTGGGAGAAAACCAGGAGAAAAGCCATATACATTGATGGACTTTTTCCCAGATGATTACTTAATAATAGTAGATGAATCACATGTAACAATTCCTCAAGTTAGAGGAATGTATGCTGGAGATAGATCAAGAAAAACATCACTTATAGATAATGGATTTAGATTACCTTCTGCTTATGATAATAGACCATTAAATTTTGATGAATTTGAAGAGAATATTAATCAAATACTATTTGTAACAGCCACACCAGGGCCATATGAATTAGAACATTCTACAACTATAGCAGAACAAATAATAAGACCTACAGGACTACTTGACCCTATTGTTGAAGTTAGACCTATAAATAACCAAATAGATGATTTAGTAGTAGAAATAAATAAGATTATAGAAAAGAATGAAAGAGTTTTAATAACTACTCTTACTAAAAAAATGAGTGAGGATTTAACTAACTATTTAAAAGAAATAGGAATTAAGGTTAAGTATTTACATTCAGATATAGATACTTTAGAAAGAGTAGAAATAATAAGAGATTTAAGACTTGGAAAGTTTGATGTATTAGTAGGGATAAACTTACTTAGAGAAGGTCTAGATATACCAGAGGTTTCTTTAGTTGCTATACTTGATGCAGATAAAGAAGGTTTTTTACGTTCGGAAACATCTTTAATACAAACAATAGGTAGAGCAGCGAGAAACTCAGAAGGTAAGGTTATAATGTATGCTGATAAGATAACTAGATCAATGGAAAATGCTATATCTGAAACAAAGAGAAGAAGAGAAATACAGATGTTATATAATGAAGAACATAATATAACACCTACAACTATCAAGAAAAAAGTAAGAGATGCTATAGAGGCTACTGTAGTAGCAGATGAAGAAACTATTTATGGAATAAAAGAGACAGATAATATAGATGAAATCAAAGAAAATATAGCAGCACTTCAAGCTGAAATGATGGAAGCAGCACAAAACTTACAGTTTGAAAGAGCAGCAGAACTTAGGGATAAAATAAAACAACTTGAGGAAAGGATAAATAGTTAG
- a CDS encoding S41 family peptidase, translating into MISKKRAIIYGIVLVVITFMITSTFNIALGGKVVISKSMYEEYKKYNKMIALEELVKEDFYQKTDDEKLVDGAIKGMFSGLGDPYSQYYTKDEFEKLTQQTSGSFVGIGVYISPTSDDNLITIISPIAGSPAEKSGIKAGDKILKVDGTVVSAEKSDEAISMIKGKKGTEVELTIKRGEQILDLKVKRDEIVSDTVDGKELDNNIGYVKITSFTEHTNKEFEETLATLKENDIKGMIIDLRDNPGGLLNVCKDIADSLIGEGTIVYTKDNKGNTEYLKSDKEKLGLPIAVLTNEGSASASEILTGAIIDNNAGISVGTTTFGKGLVQSVRELKDGTGYKLTTAQYFTPSGEYINGKGIKPTIEEDDEEKQLNVAIEWVKEQINK; encoded by the coding sequence ATGATATCTAAGAAGAGGGCTATAATATATGGTATTGTGTTGGTTGTGATTACCTTCATGATCACTTCTACATTCAACATAGCTTTAGGTGGTAAGGTAGTAATTTCTAAATCAATGTATGAAGAGTATAAAAAGTACAATAAAATGATTGCACTAGAAGAATTAGTAAAAGAAGATTTTTATCAAAAAACAGATGATGAAAAGTTAGTAGATGGTGCTATAAAGGGAATGTTTTCGGGATTAGGTGATCCATATTCTCAATATTATACTAAGGATGAGTTTGAAAAATTAACTCAACAAACAAGTGGATCGTTTGTTGGAATAGGTGTTTACATAAGTCCTACATCAGATGATAATCTTATAACGATAATTTCACCTATAGCTGGTTCTCCTGCGGAAAAGAGTGGAATAAAAGCAGGTGATAAAATACTTAAAGTAGATGGTACAGTTGTGTCAGCAGAAAAATCTGATGAAGCTATAAGTATGATTAAAGGTAAGAAAGGTACAGAAGTAGAATTAACTATAAAAAGAGGGGAACAAATTTTAGATTTAAAAGTAAAAAGAGATGAGATAGTTTCTGATACAGTAGATGGAAAAGAATTAGACAATAATATAGGTTATGTAAAAATAACTTCATTTACTGAACATACGAACAAAGAATTTGAAGAAACGTTAGCTACATTAAAAGAAAATGATATAAAGGGTATGATTATAGACTTAAGAGATAATCCTGGTGGATTATTAAATGTTTGTAAGGATATTGCAGATAGTTTAATAGGAGAAGGTACTATAGTTTATACAAAAGATAATAAAGGTAATACTGAATATTTAAAATCTGATAAAGAAAAGTTAGGTTTACCGATAGCTGTTCTAACGAATGAAGGAAGTGCATCTGCATCTGAAATACTTACTGGAGCAATCATAGATAATAATGCAGGTATATCTGTAGGAACAACTACTTTTGGTAAAGGATTAGTTCAAAGTGTCAGAGAATTAAAAGATGGTACAGGGTATAAACTTACAACTGCACAGTATTTTACTCCTAGTGGGGAATATATAAATGGTAAGGGTATAAAACCAACTATTGAAGAAGATGATGAAGAAAAACAATTAAATGTAGCTATTGAATGGGTTAAAGAACAAATTAATAAATAA
- a CDS encoding NADH-quinone oxidoreductase subunit NuoE family protein produces MCDFYSRNKHLFEQLDTFIDSLETKEGSLIQVLHHAQGLFGYLPKEVQLYIAEQLNVAPSKVYGVVSFYSYFTTEPRGRYKISVCLGTVCFVKGADKILAEFEKQLGIKAGQTTKDLLFSLDGLRCVGACGLAPVVVVNGKVYGQFKVEQVSEVLDYYKSLESLTV; encoded by the coding sequence ATGTGTGATTTCTATTCACGTAACAAACACTTATTTGAACAGCTAGATACTTTTATTGACTCACTTGAAACTAAAGAAGGTTCTTTAATTCAAGTACTACATCATGCACAAGGATTATTTGGATATCTTCCTAAGGAAGTTCAACTTTATATAGCAGAACAATTAAACGTTGCTCCTTCTAAAGTTTATGGTGTTGTAAGTTTTTATTCTTACTTCACAACTGAACCTAGAGGAAGATATAAAATAAGTGTGTGCCTAGGTACAGTTTGTTTCGTTAAGGGAGCAGATAAAATTTTAGCTGAATTTGAAAAACAACTTGGTATAAAAGCTGGACAAACAACAAAAGACCTTTTATTCTCATTAGATGGATTAAGATGCGTTGGAGCATGTGGTCTTGCACCAGTTGTTGTTGTAAATGGAAAGGTATATGGTCAATTCAAGGTAGAACAAGTTAGCGAAGTTTTAGATTATTATAAATCTTTAGAGTCTCTTACTGTTTAA
- the hprK gene encoding HPr(Ser) kinase/phosphatase, whose protein sequence is MNSNERVSIRDIVRDLNLNIVYMPENKDYYVYSQDINRPGLQFAGYFEDFAYERIQIVGKTEYNYFSYIDDEKRREVLDKFFAHEIPVLIVSRDLEVKPDVIEFAKKYDRIILSTKRNTTRLINRLSNYLDNKLAPQTTIHGVLVDIYGIGVLIKGESSIGKSETALELVQRGHRLVADDAVEIKKLDDSLLVGQAPELLRHFMEIRGLGIIDIKSLYGVGATKTSKMIDLVIHLEGWDENKYYDRLGLDKEYEQILGVNVEKLVVPVKPGRNTAMVLEVAAMNYRQRGMGYDSAQEFTKKLSRLIDKK, encoded by the coding sequence ATGAATTCAAATGAAAGAGTATCAATAAGAGATATAGTAAGAGATTTAAATTTAAATATAGTATATATGCCTGAGAATAAAGATTACTATGTTTACTCTCAAGATATAAACAGACCAGGATTACAATTTGCAGGGTATTTTGAGGATTTTGCTTATGAAAGAATACAAATCGTTGGTAAAACAGAGTATAACTATTTTAGTTATATAGATGATGAAAAAAGAAGAGAAGTACTAGATAAATTTTTCGCACATGAAATACCTGTATTAATAGTATCAAGAGATTTAGAGGTTAAACCTGATGTTATAGAGTTTGCAAAAAAATATGATAGAATAATTTTAAGTACCAAAAGAAATACAACGAGACTTATAAATAGATTATCAAACTATCTAGATAATAAACTAGCTCCTCAAACTACAATACATGGAGTTTTAGTTGATATATATGGAATTGGAGTACTTATAAAAGGAGAAAGTAGTATAGGAAAATCTGAAACTGCTTTAGAATTAGTTCAAAGAGGACATAGACTTGTTGCTGATGATGCTGTTGAAATAAAGAAATTAGATGATAGCTTACTAGTAGGTCAAGCTCCAGAATTATTAAGGCACTTCATGGAGATAAGAGGATTAGGTATAATTGATATTAAGAGTTTATACGGAGTAGGAGCTACTAAAACATCTAAAATGATAGATTTAGTAATCCATCTAGAAGGTTGGGACGAAAATAAATACTATGATAGATTAGGTCTAGATAAAGAGTATGAACAAATACTAGGTGTTAATGTAGAAAAGCTTGTAGTTCCAGTTAAGCCAGGTAGAAATACAGCTATGGTTTTAGAAGTTGCAGCTATGAACTATAGACAAAGAGGAATGGGATATGACTCTGCACAAGAGTTTACTAAAAAACTATCTAGATTAATAGATAAGAAATAA
- a CDS encoding 5-formyltetrahydrofolate cyclo-ligase, giving the protein MKNDFRKQVIESRKNKDTKFISLNSQIITENLLSMDCIKHANTIMLYLDFNNEVKTDQLINKLISLRKTVASPVTIKNERKLIPFEIINLKEGIKIGAYGIREPNQEISNEINIENIDVLIVPAVAYDKNCYRLGYGGGYYDRFIGRLRDDAITIGIAFDLQIFDSIPKEEHDAQLNYIITETNTYIGKK; this is encoded by the coding sequence ATGAAGAATGATTTTAGAAAACAAGTTATAGAATCTAGAAAAAATAAGGACACTAAATTTATATCTCTTAACTCGCAAATAATAACAGAAAATTTACTATCAATGGACTGTATAAAACATGCCAACACAATTATGCTTTATTTAGATTTTAATAATGAAGTAAAAACGGATCAATTAATCAATAAACTCATCTCTCTTAGAAAGACAGTTGCATCTCCTGTTACAATTAAGAATGAAAGAAAACTTATTCCTTTTGAAATAATAAATTTAAAAGAAGGAATAAAAATAGGCGCTTATGGCATAAGAGAACCAAATCAAGAAATATCCAATGAGATAAATATTGAAAATATTGACGTTCTTATAGTACCTGCCGTGGCTTATGACAAGAATTGTTATAGATTAGGATATGGCGGTGGATACTATGATAGATTTATAGGACGTCTTAGAGATGATGCGATAACTATTGGTATTGCATTCGACTTACAGATATTTGATTCTATTCCTAAAGAAGAACATGACGCCCAATTAAATTATATAATCACCGAAACAAATACCTACATAGG
- the uvrC gene encoding excinuclease ABC subunit UvrC, which produces MFDIQEHLKQLPDDPGVYLMKDKFDNIIYVGKAKVLKNRVRQYFQSSKNHSSKVKSMVKNIEKFEYIITDSELEALILECNLIKKYKPKYNVLLRDDKTYPYIKVTTNEDFPRVLKVRKVIKDKARYFGPYTNTTAVNDTLEILKNTYPIRTCNIDIDKAIKNKMRPCLNMHIKRCVGPCTGEISKEEYNKMIEEIILFLSGKEEKLIDILKEKMNKCAMDFNFEEAAIYRDKIKSLEDMMEKQKIDSSASDLNQDVIAMARAYDEACVQVFFVRNGKIVGREHFILEGVMDSNRESILGSFVKQFYMEQEYIPKEIIIEDEIEDSFILEEWLSTKKGQKVTIRVPQKGEKKSLIEMVRKNAMEYLEKFSDMNKRKYEKSIGALEELKQILNLEDIPKRIESFDISNIQGVDSIGSMVVFTNGKKDKKEYRRYKIKTVIGPNDYDSMAEIVERRLKYGDFPDLMLLDGGKGQVSAVKKVLDKYNVEIPLWGMYKDDKHRTKGLISQEKEIELDKTSNLYRFVASIQEEVHNYAITYHRSLRNKSLTKSELDDIQGIGEKRKKALLNHFKDIEAIKKATFEELLEVEGMNKASSESVYNYFRKGD; this is translated from the coding sequence TTGTTTGACATACAAGAACATTTAAAACAACTACCAGATGACCCTGGTGTTTATTTAATGAAAGATAAATTTGATAATATCATATATGTTGGAAAGGCAAAAGTATTAAAGAATAGAGTTAGACAATACTTTCAATCTTCCAAAAATCATTCATCTAAAGTAAAATCTATGGTTAAAAATATAGAAAAGTTTGAATACATAATTACTGATTCTGAATTAGAAGCTTTAATATTAGAATGTAACTTAATTAAAAAATATAAACCAAAGTACAATGTTTTATTAAGAGATGATAAAACATATCCATATATAAAGGTCACAACTAATGAAGACTTTCCTAGGGTATTAAAGGTTAGAAAAGTTATAAAAGATAAAGCTAGATATTTTGGACCTTATACTAATACAACTGCAGTTAATGATACATTAGAGATACTAAAAAATACATATCCAATAAGAACATGTAATATAGATATAGATAAGGCTATAAAAAATAAAATGAGACCTTGCTTAAATATGCATATAAAAAGGTGTGTAGGACCTTGTACTGGAGAGATAAGTAAGGAAGAATATAATAAAATGATAGAAGAAATAATATTATTTTTATCAGGTAAAGAAGAGAAATTAATAGATATATTAAAAGAAAAAATGAATAAATGTGCAATGGATTTTAATTTCGAAGAGGCAGCAATATATAGAGATAAGATAAAAAGCTTAGAAGATATGATGGAAAAACAAAAAATTGATTCATCTGCATCAGATTTAAATCAAGATGTTATTGCAATGGCTAGAGCATATGATGAAGCTTGTGTTCAAGTATTCTTTGTTAGAAATGGTAAGATAGTAGGTAGAGAACATTTTATACTTGAGGGTGTTATGGATAGCAATAGAGAATCTATACTAGGCTCATTTGTTAAACAGTTCTATATGGAACAAGAATATATACCTAAAGAAATAATAATAGAAGATGAAATAGAAGATAGTTTTATATTAGAAGAGTGGTTATCAACTAAAAAAGGTCAGAAGGTAACTATAAGAGTTCCTCAAAAAGGTGAGAAGAAAAGTTTAATTGAAATGGTACGTAAAAATGCAATGGAGTATTTAGAAAAGTTCTCTGATATGAATAAAAGAAAATATGAAAAGAGTATTGGAGCGTTAGAAGAGTTAAAGCAAATTCTTAACTTAGAAGATATACCTAAGAGAATAGAATCTTTTGATATATCAAATATTCAAGGTGTTGATTCTATCGGTTCCATGGTTGTTTTCACAAATGGAAAAAAAGATAAAAAAGAGTATAGACGATATAAAATAAAAACTGTTATAGGACCTAATGACTATGATTCGATGGCTGAAATAGTTGAGAGAAGATTAAAATATGGGGATTTTCCAGATTTAATGTTATTAGATGGAGGAAAAGGACAAGTTAGTGCTGTAAAAAAGGTTCTAGATAAGTATAATGTAGAAATACCTCTTTGGGGGATGTATAAAGACGATAAACATAGAACTAAAGGACTTATTTCCCAGGAAAAAGAGATAGAGCTAGATAAAACTTCTAATTTGTATAGATTTGTCGCAAGTATTCAAGAAGAAGTTCATAATTATGCTATAACATATCATAGAAGCCTTAGAAATAAATCTTTGACAAAATCTGAATTAGATGATATACAAGGAATAGGGGAAAAAAGAAAAAAAGCACTATTAAATCATTTTAAAGATATAGAAGCTATAAAAAAAGCAACCTTTGAAGAATTATTAGAAGTAGAAGGTATGAATAAAGCTTCTAGTGAAAGTGTTTATAATTATTTTAGAAAGGGAGATTAA
- the uvrA gene encoding excinuclease ABC subunit UvrA: MEDKIIIKGAKEHNLKNVDLELPRNKFIVFTGLSGSGKSSLAFDTIYAEGQRRYVESLSAYARQFLGQMEKPNVEYIEGLSPAISIDQKTTSKNPRSTVGTVTEIYDYLRLLFARVGEVHCAICGEKISQMTIQEIVDKMMDFPERTKLQILSPVVRGQKGTHKKLIENIKKEGFVRIRVNGENHEVTDDIDLSKNKKHNIEVVVDRIIIKDGIESRLTDSIETAVKLSDGLVIAQIIDGEEILYSTKFACPEHGIGIEELSPRMFSFNAPFGACETCNGLGESKEVDPDLVIPNKELSIKQGAIAAWGSVGVNDDTYYSKMVQSLAEKFNVSIETPFKDLPEDFVQELLYGINNTIVQFVYESKYGGRREYQAYYEGVIPNLERRYNETSSEYTRDKIEEYMSETPCPKCKGARLKREVLSVLVDGKNIMDVTDFSVNELIEYIENIKLNEKQKFIAHEILKEIKGRAIFLRDVGLDYLNLSRKAGTLSGGEAQRIRLATQIGSALVGVLYVLDEPSIGLHQRDNDRLIKTLRHLTDIGNTLIVVEHDEDTMRECDYIVDIGPGAGIHGGNIVAEGTLNEILDNEDSITGQYLSGKKEIQIPEITREGNGNFIEVVKAKENNLKNINVKFPLGKFTCITGVSGSGKSTLINDILYKGIASKINRLRDRPGKHKEIKGIENIDKIINIDQSPIGRTPRSNPATYTGVFDMIRDLFASTNEAKARGYQKGRFSFNIKGGRCEACKGDGIIKIEMHFLPDVYVPCEVCKGERYNRETLQVKYKDKTIADVLDMNVEEALKFFENIPNIKRKLETLMDVGLSYIKLGQPSTQLSGGEAQRIKLATELSKRSTGKTLYILDEPTTGLHMADVDKLIQVLQRLADTGNTIVVIEHNLDVIKTCDYIIDLGPEGGDKGGKIVATGTPREVSKVEGSYTGMFLKKYFK; encoded by the coding sequence ATGGAAGATAAAATTATAATAAAAGGTGCCAAAGAGCACAATCTAAAAAATGTAGACTTAGAACTTCCAAGAAATAAATTTATAGTATTTACCGGATTATCAGGTTCTGGTAAGTCTTCACTAGCATTTGACACTATATATGCAGAAGGTCAAAGAAGATATGTAGAGAGTTTATCTGCATATGCTAGACAGTTTTTAGGTCAGATGGAGAAACCAAATGTGGAATATATAGAAGGATTGTCTCCAGCAATATCAATAGACCAAAAAACTACATCTAAAAACCCGCGTTCAACAGTAGGTACTGTTACAGAAATATATGACTACTTAAGATTATTATTTGCTAGAGTAGGAGAAGTACACTGTGCTATCTGTGGTGAAAAAATAAGTCAAATGACTATACAAGAGATAGTAGATAAAATGATGGATTTTCCAGAAAGAACAAAGTTACAGATACTATCACCTGTAGTTAGGGGACAAAAGGGTACTCATAAGAAATTAATTGAAAATATAAAAAAAGAAGGCTTTGTTAGAATAAGAGTAAATGGTGAAAATCACGAAGTTACTGATGATATAGATTTAAGTAAAAATAAAAAACATAATATAGAAGTTGTTGTAGATAGAATAATAATAAAAGATGGTATAGAATCTAGACTTACAGACTCTATAGAAACTGCCGTAAAGTTATCTGATGGACTTGTTATAGCTCAAATAATAGATGGAGAAGAAATACTTTATTCAACTAAATTTGCATGTCCTGAACATGGAATAGGAATAGAAGAATTATCACCAAGAATGTTCTCGTTCAATGCGCCATTTGGAGCTTGTGAAACATGTAATGGACTTGGAGAAAGTAAAGAAGTAGACCCTGATTTAGTAATTCCAAATAAAGAATTATCTATAAAACAAGGTGCAATAGCTGCATGGGGTTCAGTAGGAGTAAATGATGATACCTATTATAGTAAGATGGTACAAAGCTTAGCTGAAAAGTTTAATGTATCTATAGAAACTCCATTCAAAGATTTACCAGAGGATTTTGTACAAGAGTTACTTTATGGAATTAATAACACTATTGTACAGTTTGTATATGAATCAAAATATGGTGGAAGAAGAGAATATCAGGCCTATTATGAAGGTGTTATACCTAACTTAGAAAGAAGATATAATGAAACTAGCTCTGAATATACTAGAGATAAAATTGAAGAATATATGTCAGAAACTCCTTGTCCAAAGTGTAAAGGAGCAAGACTAAAAAGAGAAGTATTATCAGTTTTAGTTGATGGCAAAAATATAATGGATGTTACAGATTTTTCTGTTAATGAACTTATAGAATATATAGAAAATATAAAATTAAACGAAAAACAAAAGTTTATAGCTCATGAAATTTTAAAAGAGATAAAAGGAAGAGCAATTTTCTTAAGAGATGTTGGATTAGATTACTTAAACTTATCAAGAAAAGCAGGGACATTATCAGGAGGAGAAGCTCAGCGTATAAGACTTGCTACTCAGATTGGTTCTGCTCTTGTTGGAGTTTTATATGTGCTTGATGAACCGAGTATAGGACTTCATCAAAGAGATAACGATAGACTTATAAAAACATTAAGACACTTAACGGATATTGGAAATACTCTTATAGTTGTAGAACATGATGAAGATACAATGAGAGAATGTGATTATATAGTTGATATTGGACCAGGTGCAGGAATACATGGTGGAAATATAGTAGCTGAAGGAACTTTAAATGAAATACTAGATAATGAAGATTCTATAACAGGTCAATATTTAAGTGGTAAAAAGGAAATACAGATACCAGAAATAACTAGAGAAGGAAATGGAAACTTTATAGAAGTAGTTAAAGCAAAAGAAAATAACTTAAAAAATATAAATGTAAAATTCCCTTTAGGTAAATTTACTTGTATAACTGGGGTATCAGGCTCAGGAAAGAGTACATTAATAAATGATATATTATATAAAGGTATAGCAAGTAAAATAAATAGACTTAGAGATAGGCCAGGAAAGCATAAAGAAATAAAAGGTATAGAAAATATAGATAAAATAATAAATATAGACCAAAGCCCAATAGGAAGAACACCTCGTTCTAATCCTGCTACTTATACTGGTGTATTTGATATGATAAGAGATTTATTTGCATCAACTAATGAAGCTAAAGCTAGAGGATATCAAAAGGGTAGATTTAGCTTTAATATAAAAGGTGGTAGATGTGAAGCTTGTAAGGGTGATGGAATAATAAAAATAGAAATGCACTTCTTACCAGATGTTTACGTACCTTGTGAGGTATGTAAAGGCGAAAGATATAATAGAGAAACATTACAAGTTAAATATAAAGACAAAACTATAGCTGATGTATTAGATATGAATGTAGAAGAAGCTCTTAAATTCTTTGAAAATATACCTAATATAAAAAGAAAGCTAGAAACATTAATGGACGTTGGACTTTCATATATTAAGTTAGGACAACCATCTACTCAGTTATCTGGTGGAGAAGCACAAAGAATAAAACTTGCTACAGAGCTTAGCAAAAGATCTACAGGAAAGACATTATATATATTAGATGAACCAACAACAGGTCTTCATATGGCAGATGTAGATAAACTAATTCAAGTTCTTCAAAGACTAGCTGATACAGGAAATACTATAGTAGTTATAGAACATAATTTAGATGTAATAAAAACTTGTGATTATATAATTGACTTAGGTCCAGAAGGTGGAGATAAAGGTGGTAAAATAGTTGCTACAGGAACACCAAGAGAAGTTTCTAAAGTAGAAGGTTCTTATACTGGAATGTTTTTAAAAAAATATTTTAAATAG